One window of Candidatus Nitrospira kreftii genomic DNA carries:
- a CDS encoding hypothetical protein (conserved protein of unknown function), with amino-acid sequence MTHFSHHFTDDASRDTARKSLIDCHVHLAALPDGDNGCYISPKLLRSPLFRFLLWKHDLSPAHPHEANQQYLNDLITELRASRHVSKAVLLGMDGFYDQSGLLNRRHTDFLVSNDYVFKTVSANPDIFLAGPSVNPQREDAIDEVHRCGDAGAVLIKVLPNAQHFDPADPKYVPFYRALAERKLPFLSHVGYEFSLIGKDQSLGDPKRLRLALDEGVTVIAAHACSYGLMLYEKFLPTFRELARRYPHFYADISALTQPHRMKMLLHLRHQPDLQSRLFFGTDYPLSVFHVAAWGRVCPGTLWRMIRTKNRFDRQVEVCTGLGLGFRSFGELLTPSTSH; translated from the coding sequence ATGACTCATTTCTCACATCACTTCACGGATGACGCTTCACGAGATACGGCTAGGAAGTCCCTCATTGATTGCCATGTTCATCTCGCCGCGTTGCCCGACGGTGACAACGGCTGCTACATCTCGCCGAAACTCCTTCGCAGTCCGTTGTTCCGTTTTCTCCTCTGGAAACACGACCTCTCACCGGCACATCCACATGAAGCCAATCAGCAATATCTGAACGACCTCATCACGGAGCTACGCGCCTCACGCCATGTTTCGAAAGCAGTGCTGCTCGGTATGGATGGATTCTACGATCAAAGCGGTTTGCTTAATCGCCGGCACACCGACTTTCTGGTCAGTAACGATTACGTGTTCAAGACTGTGAGCGCCAACCCAGATATCTTTTTGGCGGGTCCATCCGTCAATCCGCAGCGCGAAGATGCCATCGACGAAGTTCATCGCTGTGGCGATGCCGGGGCCGTTCTGATCAAAGTCTTACCCAACGCCCAACACTTCGATCCAGCTGATCCGAAATACGTCCCGTTCTACCGCGCTCTAGCAGAGCGAAAACTCCCGTTCTTGAGTCACGTCGGCTATGAGTTCAGTCTGATCGGAAAAGACCAATCGCTTGGAGATCCAAAACGGCTTCGTCTCGCGCTTGACGAAGGGGTGACCGTCATCGCAGCTCACGCCTGCAGCTATGGCCTGATGCTGTATGAAAAGTTTCTGCCCACTTTTCGTGAACTCGCGCGGCGTTACCCGCATTTCTACGCTGACATTTCGGCCCTCACCCAACCTCATCGCATGAAGATGCTCCTACACCTACGACACCAGCCGGACCTTCAATCGCGCCTCTTCTTTGGGACGGACTACCCACTGTCTGTTTTCCACGTGGCGGCTTGGGGACGGGTATGTCCGGGCACGTTGTGGAGGATGATCCGCACGAAAAACCGGTTCGACCGACAGGTGGAGGTGTGTACAGGGCTTGGGCTTGGATTCCGCTCATTCGGAGAGCTCTTGACACCCTCGACAAGTCACTAG
- a CDS encoding Ribosomal protein L11 methyltransferase — MADHWIDVCIQENLDAGELLSRLDDASVQGAWEDQGVVHLYWPEAQWSDERLVSLRLVLADLAPSIGDVPVSVKQVPFQDWNEAWARSVQPLRIGRLLVRPSWEPATLDVNDIEIVLDPKQAFGTGHHATTRMVLMWLQQDIRGGEMVLDVGAGSAILAMAAAKLGAASVVGIEIDPVAVDCAKEYVAQNGLNDQIDIVCGTLDDLPQERRAAADLVLANLDRQTVLSLADDLAGLAMQGARLMVSGILVEQQVEIIDHMSGLGLVCSEGCEEEGWVAMKFLRPESCDGEG; from the coding sequence ATGGCCGATCATTGGATCGATGTCTGTATCCAGGAAAACCTGGATGCAGGCGAGTTATTGAGCCGGCTTGACGATGCTTCTGTGCAAGGAGCATGGGAAGATCAGGGCGTGGTCCATCTGTATTGGCCGGAGGCGCAGTGGAGCGACGAACGGCTTGTCTCATTGCGGCTGGTTCTCGCCGACCTGGCGCCGTCGATTGGAGATGTTCCTGTGTCGGTGAAACAGGTCCCATTCCAGGACTGGAACGAAGCCTGGGCTCGTTCCGTGCAGCCTCTCCGGATCGGAAGACTGCTCGTTCGACCCAGTTGGGAACCGGCCACGTTGGATGTGAACGACATCGAGATCGTCCTGGACCCGAAACAAGCCTTCGGCACTGGTCACCATGCGACGACGCGCATGGTGCTTATGTGGCTGCAGCAAGACATCCGCGGTGGAGAAATGGTGCTGGATGTCGGTGCCGGTAGCGCCATCTTAGCCATGGCTGCGGCCAAACTTGGTGCGGCGTCCGTTGTCGGTATTGAGATTGATCCTGTCGCGGTCGATTGTGCGAAAGAATATGTCGCCCAGAATGGATTGAACGATCAGATCGACATCGTGTGTGGGACGTTGGATGATCTGCCACAGGAGAGACGAGCCGCCGCCGATCTTGTGCTGGCCAATCTCGATCGACAGACGGTCTTGAGCCTCGCTGACGATTTGGCCGGCTTGGCGATGCAGGGAGCAAGACTCATGGTCTCCGGCATTCTCGTTGAACAGCAGGTTGAAATCATCGATCACATGTCTGGTCTCGGTCTTGTGTGCTCGGAGGGATGTGAGGAAGAGGGTTGGGTGGCTATGAAATTCTTGAGGCCGGAATCGTGCGACGGAGAAGGCTAA
- a CDS encoding hypothetical protein (conserved protein of unknown function), whose product MMDRVLEPELMDDPKQAEAYARADFAEENQGFVELFKNYFPEFSLGTVLDLGCGPADIPIRIATLYPACQIIGVDASGPMIRLGEDAVNQAGLSERIMLRCERFEEIAGARTIDAAISNSLLHHLPNPLQFWQKLRQLVKPGAPVLVMDLLRPDSPEAAQAIVDQYAANEPDILRRDFYNSLLAAFTEDEVGAQLARMNLTRLLIDIPDDRHWVVGGIIY is encoded by the coding sequence ATGATGGACCGTGTTCTAGAACCAGAACTCATGGACGACCCAAAGCAGGCTGAGGCTTACGCGCGCGCCGACTTTGCGGAAGAAAATCAAGGATTCGTCGAGCTATTTAAAAACTACTTCCCAGAGTTTTCGCTAGGAACCGTGCTGGATCTCGGCTGCGGTCCGGCTGATATCCCTATTCGAATCGCCACACTGTATCCAGCCTGTCAAATCATCGGTGTTGATGCGTCAGGTCCGATGATCCGGCTTGGGGAGGACGCGGTGAACCAAGCTGGTCTATCGGAACGCATTATGTTGCGCTGCGAACGGTTTGAAGAGATTGCCGGCGCCAGAACCATCGACGCTGCGATTTCCAACAGCCTGCTCCATCACCTGCCCAACCCGTTGCAATTCTGGCAAAAGCTTCGCCAGTTGGTGAAGCCTGGGGCACCGGTGTTGGTGATGGACTTGCTCCGACCGGATTCGCCGGAAGCGGCCCAAGCAATCGTCGACCAGTACGCAGCCAATGAGCCGGATATTTTGCGCCGCGATTTCTATAATTCCCTGCTGGCTGCTTTCACCGAGGATGAGGTCGGGGCCCAGCTGGCCCGCATGAATCTCACGCGCTTGCTGATCGACATTCCCGACGACCGGCACTGGGTGGTTGGCGGGATCATTTATTGA
- a CDS encoding Sulfurase gives MPSRPPYPHVHQINLSDGGVPKLPVWEASVGKEGLSGDRQRNLKFHGGPDRAVCLYSLELIERLQDEGHPIDAGSSGENLTLSGLEWELIRPGVQLIIGPDVKLEVTSYTTPCSHNGRWFRDEDFSRISEKLNPGWSRVYAKVLHGGVVRPGDKVTLEM, from the coding sequence ATGCCGAGCAGGCCGCCGTATCCTCATGTGCATCAGATCAACCTGTCCGACGGGGGAGTTCCGAAACTTCCCGTCTGGGAAGCCTCGGTTGGTAAGGAGGGGCTGAGTGGTGATCGGCAGCGCAACCTCAAGTTCCACGGTGGACCTGATCGTGCCGTTTGTTTGTATTCGCTCGAACTCATTGAACGACTTCAAGATGAAGGTCATCCGATCGATGCCGGGTCGTCTGGGGAAAATCTGACCTTATCGGGATTGGAGTGGGAATTGATACGACCTGGCGTTCAGTTAATAATCGGACCAGATGTTAAACTTGAGGTCACCAGCTATACGACTCCATGTAGTCATAATGGCCGCTGGTTTCGTGACGAGGATTTTTCTCGTATTTCGGAGAAGTTAAACCCTGGTTGGAGTCGCGTCTATGCCAAGGTGCTCCACGGGGGTGTGGTAAGGCCGGGAGACAAAGTAACATTGGAAATGTGA
- a CDS encoding hypothetical protein (conserved protein of unknown function), producing MRVLVVAKRFRDHFTVAALVAFGVFILAGCGDRETILMIEKPTEIHSITQTPASPESPSASLLPGQVIATLKAGETAKAVGLYHGQDYDGFKVKLADGTEGLVIN from the coding sequence ATGCGGGTACTCGTTGTTGCGAAACGATTCCGTGATCACTTCACCGTAGCCGCTCTCGTGGCTTTTGGTGTTTTCATCCTAGCGGGGTGCGGCGATCGCGAGACGATCCTCATGATCGAAAAGCCAACGGAGATTCACAGCATAACCCAAACACCGGCTTCTCCTGAATCTCCAAGCGCGAGCCTTCTACCAGGTCAGGTCATCGCGACTTTGAAAGCAGGTGAGACGGCCAAGGCCGTTGGTTTGTATCATGGCCAGGATTATGATGGCTTCAAGGTGAAGCTTGCCGATGGTACAGAGGGGCTCGTCATCAATTAA
- a CDS encoding putative RNA polymerase sigma factor — MERDQILATLRERILAFATSRVSRDHAEDLTQDVLTVLHDKYPTVSELTELVPLAFQVLRYKMLDAHRKALRRGEYNQESIEDLPLADPGDDPVTQLDQKQRVDRLLAAMAQLGEHCRELFRWKLEGKSFPEIQKLMNQTSINTIYTWDLRCRKQLLTFMGDSWE, encoded by the coding sequence ATGGAGCGTGATCAGATACTCGCCACCCTTCGCGAAAGGATTCTGGCATTCGCGACATCACGTGTATCAAGGGATCATGCCGAGGACCTGACCCAAGACGTGCTGACAGTCCTCCATGATAAGTATCCAACAGTGAGCGAGCTGACGGAACTGGTCCCTCTTGCTTTTCAAGTTCTGCGATACAAAATGCTGGATGCGCATCGGAAAGCCTTGAGGCGCGGGGAGTACAATCAGGAATCGATCGAAGACCTGCCGCTTGCCGATCCCGGCGACGATCCGGTCACTCAACTCGACCAGAAACAACGCGTTGATCGGCTGCTCGCGGCCATGGCTCAGCTCGGAGAACATTGCCGGGAGTTGTTCAGATGGAAGCTGGAAGGCAAGAGCTTCCCCGAGATTCAGAAATTGATGAATCAGACCTCCATCAATACAATCTACACATGGGACTTGCGGTGCCGAAAACAACTATTGACGTTCATGGGCGATAGTTGGGAGTAG
- a CDS encoding putative DNA mismatch repair protein, MutS family yields the protein MTTSRSAQLTTIIRRTDRLIERGTSISASFTRWRLAIFLIGLVVTITLYKLDWYHSGNLGLGLFLALFITVAAYHNRVETRIHRLRHWKHIKLTHQARIALDWPAIPPRPDEAPKSHPFAADLDLFGPHSLTHLLDTTVSDHGRERLQSWLLEQPASPIDWHTRQSLVKELTVRSLFRDRLALDAKLTGDQEINGKRLAAVAEHPINLPHLDTILAVQSLLALTTISLALATIFGLLPGYWMFSFAAYVVIYFMTDQGEELLEHAVGLHHETERLATVLGYIERYASRRNTALASTWARLIGGVSPTLQLARAARTLHAISIKAHPLVHLAINALCPWDLWFLRRLIHTQHEIKQALPQWLNCLAEIEAAAALATFAYLHPDYAWPTPITPIGEQNGISPSLQAGRLAHPLLSADTRVANDVRLAGRGSIHLITGSNMSGKSTFLRTIGINLCLAQAGGPVCGCSFEWTWSQLACCIRVDDSLDAGLSFFYAEVKRLKAILDATRESTAPPVLFLIDEIFKGTNNRERLIGSQAYITTLSHGNGFGLVSTHDLELADLETTVPRLINAHFQETVSNGALEFDYQLRPGPCPTTNALRIMELEGLPISREIHNQAQ from the coding sequence ATGACTACCTCACGAAGCGCTCAACTCACCACGATCATTCGTCGGACAGATCGCCTCATCGAACGCGGCACCAGCATCAGCGCATCCTTTACGCGGTGGCGGCTGGCCATTTTCCTCATCGGCCTCGTCGTGACGATCACCCTCTACAAGCTCGACTGGTATCACAGCGGGAACCTCGGGCTCGGGCTGTTCCTTGCTCTCTTCATCACCGTGGCCGCGTATCATAACAGGGTAGAAACTCGGATTCACCGGCTTCGCCACTGGAAGCACATCAAGCTGACTCATCAGGCTCGGATCGCATTGGATTGGCCTGCGATTCCACCACGGCCCGATGAGGCTCCGAAGTCTCATCCGTTCGCCGCCGATCTGGATCTCTTCGGTCCGCATTCCTTAACGCATCTCCTCGACACAACCGTATCGGACCATGGCCGAGAACGTTTACAGAGTTGGCTCCTGGAACAGCCGGCTTCCCCGATAGACTGGCATACGCGGCAGTCTTTGGTGAAAGAGCTGACAGTTCGCTCCTTGTTCCGTGACCGTCTTGCGCTCGATGCGAAACTGACGGGGGACCAGGAAATCAACGGCAAGCGATTGGCCGCCGTCGCGGAACATCCAATCAACTTGCCACACCTGGACACCATCCTTGCGGTCCAAAGCCTTCTCGCCCTGACGACGATCAGCCTCGCCCTCGCCACGATCTTCGGCCTGCTCCCCGGCTATTGGATGTTTTCGTTTGCGGCCTACGTGGTGATCTACTTCATGACCGACCAGGGGGAAGAGTTGCTGGAGCATGCGGTGGGTTTGCATCATGAAACGGAGCGGCTAGCCACAGTCCTCGGTTATATTGAGCGGTACGCGAGCCGGCGAAATACGGCACTCGCTTCAACATGGGCCAGGCTGATCGGTGGAGTCAGTCCCACGTTGCAACTCGCACGCGCCGCGCGCACATTGCACGCGATCAGTATCAAGGCTCACCCCCTCGTTCATCTGGCAATCAACGCGCTCTGTCCATGGGATCTCTGGTTCCTGCGCCGGCTGATTCACACCCAACACGAGATCAAGCAAGCCCTTCCTCAGTGGCTGAACTGTTTGGCAGAAATCGAAGCGGCGGCGGCGCTGGCCACCTTTGCGTATCTCCACCCGGACTACGCCTGGCCGACCCCGATCACCCCCATCGGCGAACAGAACGGCATCTCCCCAAGTCTGCAAGCTGGTCGACTCGCGCACCCCTTGCTGTCCGCCGACACCCGCGTCGCCAACGATGTTCGTTTGGCTGGGCGTGGCTCGATACACCTCATCACGGGCTCAAACATGTCCGGCAAAAGCACGTTTCTCCGCACCATTGGGATCAATCTCTGTCTCGCACAAGCTGGGGGACCTGTCTGTGGATGCTCATTCGAGTGGACATGGAGCCAGCTGGCCTGTTGCATCCGCGTCGATGATTCGCTCGATGCCGGTCTGTCGTTTTTCTACGCTGAAGTCAAACGACTCAAAGCGATCCTGGATGCGACTCGGGAGTCGACCGCGCCACCCGTACTGTTTCTGATCGACGAGATTTTCAAAGGCACCAACAACCGGGAGCGGCTCATCGGCAGCCAGGCCTACATTACGACCCTGTCGCATGGAAACGGTTTCGGCCTGGTCAGCACCCACGATCTAGAGCTGGCGGATTTGGAAACGACTGTGCCACGACTAATTAATGCGCATTTCCAAGAAACAGTGTCGAACGGCGCACTCGAGTTCGATTACCAGCTACGACCAGGCCCCTGCCCAACGACAAACGCCCTAAGGATTATGGAGCTTGAAGGTCTGCCTATTTCCAGAGAGATCCACAATCAGGCACAATAG
- a CDS encoding Acyl-[ACP]--phospholipid O-acyltransferase: MITTAGPVPQRSPHPSPLRGLLMAQFCGAFNDNAWKLMVALLAIRQATTGLTPGPELETVAQTQTAMAFVVFTLPLVLLSLVGGTLADRLSKRSVIIAIKVVEVFLMGSATVALWLNPAGGMLPLIVLCGMGVHSALFSPSKYGILPELIPHERLAQGNGLLEMWTFAAILTGTAAGGFLLQVAGDHTWLAPLALTGLSFLGLTTALGIPQVPAARSVGGVGATLRGAWAAIQSEQMLRMAIPMEILFWTIASLFSQNLLVYAKAVLQLSDAMSGLPLTVLSVGIGIGAVLVGRISQNRVEYGLIPLGATGVFLTLLLLGALTPPLSGTFLMMIALGISSSFIFVPLNAILQWKSPPDRRGAVISFSNTCVFTGILLGSVTGGSLAHAGLSTSGIFLATAFMTVAGIAWAIWLLPDTLLRLILVILTHTVYRLRIVGQSHIPSASGALLVPNHVSFIDGFLLIASVDRPIRFVVDAQYAEHPFFKPFMKALDVIPISSHGGLRVILKALREAGTALDQGDLVCIFPEGQITRTGTLLPFRRGFERIVKGRTVPIIPVHLDRVWGSIFSFNHGRFLWKIPEQLPYPVTVSFGLPLPPGTTADTLRTKIHELGEAAWQLRKPDRRPLHRQFISAMRRYPFRMAMADQNRPRVSSLQALIGSIVLARTLRPYWQGQDHIGVLLPPTVATALVNVAAALCGKTIVNLNYTVGKSGLEAAARLAGLRTIVTSHTFIDKAKLDLPDGPSVIWLEDVAMTIGTVPKAVAALLALFAPCRLIERACGQVTPLTPDSLATIIFSSGSTGEPKGVMLSHFSIDANCQGATQMLHLYQDERVLGILPFFHSFGYMVFWFVMFNNAAMIFHPSPLDVAAIGELIRQHRVTFIVITPTFLQLYARRCTPEQFSSVRVILTGAEKLSARLAQSIEDKFGIGPIEGYGVTECAPVIAVNCPDFRAAGYYQPASRRGTVGQPLPGVSLRIVDPDHDTPLPTGASGMLLVKGPNVMNGYLGREDLTTQVMRDGWYVTGDIASLDDDGFLTITDRLSRFSKIGGEMVPHGKVEEALQQVAGADSQVFAVTGLPDDKKGERLVVLHTLDESMIPDILGKLSMMGLPNLFIPSRQHFVMVEAIPVLGTGKLDLRGVKRIAMERLRSGET, encoded by the coding sequence ATGATCACCACGGCCGGTCCTGTCCCTCAGCGATCCCCGCATCCTTCTCCACTTCGTGGCCTCCTCATGGCTCAATTCTGTGGTGCGTTCAACGACAACGCGTGGAAACTCATGGTGGCCCTGTTGGCCATTCGCCAAGCGACCACGGGCTTGACACCAGGACCTGAACTGGAAACGGTCGCTCAGACCCAGACCGCAATGGCCTTTGTCGTGTTCACCCTTCCGTTGGTCCTCCTTTCTCTTGTCGGAGGCACCTTAGCTGATCGCCTCAGTAAGCGATCCGTGATTATTGCTATTAAGGTCGTGGAGGTGTTTCTCATGGGATCCGCCACGGTCGCTTTGTGGTTGAATCCTGCCGGTGGCATGCTTCCCTTGATTGTGCTCTGCGGCATGGGGGTGCATAGTGCCCTCTTTAGCCCGTCGAAATACGGCATCCTGCCAGAACTGATCCCACACGAACGCCTCGCTCAGGGGAACGGCCTCCTAGAGATGTGGACCTTTGCGGCGATTCTCACAGGAACCGCAGCCGGTGGATTCCTTCTGCAGGTTGCCGGTGATCACACCTGGCTGGCTCCCCTGGCACTGACCGGCCTCTCGTTCCTCGGTCTCACCACTGCCTTGGGTATTCCACAGGTACCAGCTGCTCGCTCAGTTGGAGGAGTAGGGGCCACTCTCCGAGGTGCTTGGGCAGCGATTCAGTCTGAACAGATGCTGCGTATGGCGATCCCCATGGAGATCCTCTTCTGGACGATTGCGAGCCTGTTCAGTCAAAACCTACTCGTGTATGCCAAGGCCGTCCTCCAGCTCTCCGATGCGATGTCTGGCCTTCCACTCACCGTACTATCGGTGGGCATCGGAATCGGAGCCGTGTTGGTCGGACGGATATCACAAAATCGAGTGGAATACGGGCTGATTCCCCTGGGTGCCACCGGCGTCTTTCTCACCTTGCTTTTGCTCGGCGCGCTGACACCTCCATTGTCTGGAACGTTTCTTATGATGATCGCTCTGGGAATTTCCAGTTCGTTCATCTTCGTTCCCCTGAACGCCATTCTCCAATGGAAATCCCCTCCAGACCGGCGCGGTGCCGTCATTTCCTTTTCCAACACCTGTGTCTTCACAGGGATTTTGTTGGGATCTGTCACCGGTGGATCCTTAGCCCATGCCGGTCTCTCAACAAGCGGGATCTTCTTGGCCACCGCCTTCATGACCGTGGCCGGTATCGCATGGGCCATATGGCTCTTGCCTGATACATTGCTTCGGCTGATACTGGTCATCCTTACCCATACCGTTTATCGGCTTCGCATTGTCGGCCAGTCTCATATTCCATCAGCCAGCGGTGCACTCCTCGTTCCCAACCATGTCTCTTTTATCGACGGATTTCTGTTGATCGCCAGCGTGGATCGCCCGATACGCTTTGTCGTCGATGCGCAATATGCCGAGCATCCATTTTTCAAACCGTTCATGAAGGCTCTCGATGTCATCCCAATTTCTTCTCATGGCGGATTGCGGGTCATCCTGAAAGCACTTCGTGAGGCTGGCACCGCACTCGACCAGGGCGACCTTGTCTGTATTTTCCCTGAAGGCCAGATCACTCGCACCGGCACGCTCCTGCCGTTCCGTCGGGGTTTTGAACGGATCGTAAAAGGACGAACGGTTCCGATCATCCCGGTTCATCTGGATCGCGTCTGGGGCAGCATCTTCAGCTTCAATCATGGACGCTTTCTTTGGAAAATTCCGGAACAACTCCCCTACCCAGTCACGGTTTCGTTCGGTTTACCTTTGCCTCCAGGTACGACAGCGGACACATTGCGGACGAAGATTCACGAGCTCGGCGAAGCCGCCTGGCAACTGAGGAAGCCCGATCGCCGCCCCCTCCATCGTCAGTTTATCTCTGCGATGCGTCGCTACCCATTCCGCATGGCCATGGCCGACCAGAATCGCCCCCGCGTGTCGTCACTGCAGGCTCTAATCGGATCGATCGTCCTCGCTCGCACGCTTCGACCCTATTGGCAGGGCCAAGACCATATCGGCGTCCTGCTGCCGCCGACAGTCGCCACCGCCTTGGTGAACGTCGCTGCGGCGCTCTGCGGCAAGACCATCGTGAACCTGAACTATACTGTTGGTAAATCCGGTTTGGAAGCCGCGGCGCGCCTGGCAGGGCTGCGCACGATCGTCACAAGCCATACCTTTATCGACAAAGCCAAGCTCGACCTGCCGGATGGACCGTCGGTGATTTGGCTGGAGGATGTGGCCATGACGATCGGCACTGTCCCGAAAGCGGTCGCTGCGCTTCTGGCCCTGTTCGCTCCCTGCCGCCTTATTGAACGCGCCTGCGGGCAAGTCACTCCGCTCACTCCGGACAGCCTGGCCACAATCATCTTCAGCAGCGGCAGTACCGGAGAACCCAAAGGCGTTATGCTTTCGCACTTCAGCATCGACGCCAACTGCCAAGGGGCCACCCAGATGCTTCATCTCTATCAAGACGAACGGGTTCTCGGCATCTTGCCGTTCTTTCATTCATTCGGGTACATGGTCTTCTGGTTTGTGATGTTCAATAATGCGGCGATGATCTTTCACCCGTCACCGCTCGATGTGGCGGCGATCGGCGAACTGATCCGCCAGCATCGCGTCACGTTCATCGTCATTACCCCAACCTTTTTACAGCTCTATGCCCGCCGCTGCACACCGGAACAGTTCAGTTCCGTGCGCGTCATTCTCACCGGCGCGGAAAAGCTGTCCGCACGGCTTGCGCAATCGATCGAGGACAAGTTCGGCATCGGACCGATCGAAGGTTACGGCGTCACGGAATGTGCTCCTGTCATCGCCGTCAATTGCCCAGACTTCCGCGCTGCAGGGTATTACCAACCAGCATCGCGCCGCGGTACCGTCGGCCAACCGCTCCCTGGGGTGTCACTACGGATCGTGGATCCGGACCATGACACCCCGTTGCCAACCGGTGCGTCTGGTATGTTGCTGGTGAAGGGGCCGAACGTGATGAATGGCTATCTAGGCCGTGAAGACCTCACCACCCAAGTGATGCGGGATGGCTGGTACGTCACGGGGGACATCGCTTCGTTGGATGACGATGGATTTTTGACCATCACCGACCGGCTTTCTCGGTTCTCCAAAATCGGAGGCGAGATGGTCCCGCACGGGAAAGTTGAAGAAGCGTTGCAACAGGTAGCCGGAGCTGATTCCCAAGTCTTCGCCGTGACCGGTCTTCCTGATGACAAGAAGGGAGAGAGGTTGGTCGTACTGCATACACTCGATGAAAGCATGATTCCCGATATCCTGGGGAAACTGTCGATGATGGGGCTCCCGAATCTCTTCATCCCATCTCGGCAACATTTCGTGATGGTGGAAGCCATACCGGTCCTCGGGACCGGGAAATTAGACCTGCGAGGGGTGAAGCGAATCGCGATGGAGCGGCTGCGGTCTGGTGAAACGTGA
- a CDS encoding hypothetical protein (conserved protein of unknown function): protein MAIKKSIGVTPTERLLSDLCESTFLKLWSYPNPFKDDGKELCDLLVIFDHIAFIFFDREKQLNTDSGDSQSVSWGRWKRRVIDAQIKTAHGAEKYLRSGRKIYLENTLRNELPIKPHPSLRTIHKIIVAHGAAEACLQASSDNMYGSLAIAYSDLDSAFAGIPFMISLDRSNPVHVLDTHNLPVVLRELDTIWDLTDYLDAKVEAINRYGALTYCGEEDLLAHYFRNYDEISRRHRIGPIESHFDLVNIGEGEWKAFENSEVYINTKKANQSSYVWDRLIQRTSGNALAGLCMGDSLFAHRSPIHEMAKEPRFTRRALTDAMMRAIDNFPEDLGELARNISLMPSFYPEKRYLFFQLRAPAERREEESYRAKRQYMLKVACGAAKNSFPEIKTIIGIAIDAPKFSNENSEDFILMDCSEWTLNQRRYYEKANEPFQFFNSGLRKRKQKFTRFVPQPPTNLR, encoded by the coding sequence ATGGCAATTAAAAAGTCAATCGGTGTGACTCCAACCGAGCGCTTACTCTCGGATTTGTGCGAGAGTACGTTCCTAAAACTGTGGAGTTATCCAAATCCATTCAAAGACGATGGGAAAGAGCTCTGCGATCTTCTTGTTATTTTTGACCACATTGCGTTCATATTCTTTGACCGGGAGAAGCAGCTCAATACTGATTCGGGCGATTCGCAGTCGGTTTCGTGGGGTCGATGGAAACGTCGCGTGATTGACGCACAAATCAAAACGGCCCATGGAGCGGAAAAGTACTTGCGTAGTGGGCGGAAGATCTATCTTGAAAACACGCTACGCAATGAGTTGCCGATAAAACCTCACCCTTCACTTCGAACGATTCATAAGATTATCGTGGCTCATGGTGCCGCTGAAGCTTGCTTACAGGCATCTTCCGATAATATGTATGGAAGCCTTGCAATTGCCTATTCGGATTTGGATTCTGCCTTTGCAGGCATTCCATTTATGATCTCGTTGGATAGAAGCAATCCAGTTCATGTTCTCGATACTCATAATCTTCCAGTGGTGCTTCGTGAATTGGATACCATATGGGACCTCACGGATTATCTTGATGCGAAAGTCGAAGCCATAAACCGATATGGTGCGCTCACGTATTGCGGGGAAGAGGATTTGTTAGCTCACTATTTTCGAAATTATGACGAGATCAGCCGCCGGCACCGCATAGGGCCCATCGAGTCTCATTTTGACCTTGTTAATATCGGTGAGGGTGAGTGGAAGGCTTTTGAGAATTCTGAAGTGTACATCAATACTAAAAAGGCAAATCAATCATCCTATGTTTGGGATAGGCTAATTCAGCGCACATCTGGAAATGCTCTGGCCGGTCTGTGCATGGGCGACTCTTTGTTTGCCCACCGGAGTCCTATTCACGAAATGGCCAAGGAGCCTCGCTTTACTCGGCGGGCCTTGACAGATGCGATGATGCGCGCGATAGACAACTTTCCAGAAGACCTGGGAGAGTTGGCGCGTAACATTAGCCTTATGCCCTCATTTTACCCTGAGAAACGGTACCTCTTTTTTCAATTGCGAGCTCCGGCTGAACGACGCGAGGAGGAGAGTTATAGAGCGAAGCGTCAATACATGCTCAAAGTTGCGTGTGGCGCCGCGAAAAACTCATTTCCTGAGATAAAAACAATCATTGGAATTGCGATTGATGCCCCTAAGTTCTCCAACGAAAACTCCGAGGACTTTATTCTTATGGATTGTTCGGAATGGACTCTTAATCAGAGAAGATACTACGAAAAAGCCAACGAACCATTTCAGTTCTTCAACAGCGGGTTGAGAAAGAGGAAGCAAAAGTTCACTAGGTTTGTGCCCCAGCCACCAACAAATCTTCGGTGA